CCGGTGACAGCGAACCGCTCCGGCAGCGCATCCTGAATGCAGGCAAGCATCGTCAGCGCTGCCGTCACGGAGAGGATCTGGCTGGTGCGGTTGGCGACCAATCGATCGCTTCTTGTGCTTTGCACCAGATGGCGCGGATCTTCGCCGAGGAGGTGCGTCGCCACCTCGAAGATCGTAGCCGCTTCCGGTCTGTCGGCAACGAGGTCGAACATATCCGGGGACAGCAACCCTTGCCCGCCGCAAAGCAGAGCTAACATGATGCTTCCAGATGATCGACAAACAGCGTCATGGCCAAGAGGTCCGCGCACCCGCCCGGACTAAGATTGCGGACGGTGAAAGCTTTGTGAATGGCAGTGGCCCGGGCTTGCCAATCCGTGTGTGCAACACCGCCTTCCGTCAGGAAGTTTGACGCCTGCACCTGTGCGAAAGCCAGCCCGTCCGATCCAGCTCGATGCAGGAGATTGGTGTCTTCGACCGAAGCGATCAGAGCCATGCAAGCATGGACGCGCGCTGCCTCTTCGCCGCGAGCAAAGGCGCGGCCGGCTCGCAGTGCGGGCAAGGCGATCTCGTAGACCGACGGTAGGCCCTGTGCGGCTTCGGCGCGGGCGCCACCAGCGCCATAGCGGCGTGCCGCACCGGCGCCGTGGCTGTACAAAGCAGCCGGGCCTGTCAGGATGGCCTGCCCCCAGCGCTCGGCGATGATCGCACCGAGAGAGCGGGGAATGCCGTAAGCATGTCGGAAACCCGCGGCGGCGGCAAGAAGCCCCAGGCCGAAGATTGCGCCGCGATGGGTGTTCACGCCCCCGGTCGCAGCGAGCATTGCACGTTCGGCGGCGATGCCGATGGCACGCAGGCGATCCATGGCAGCGCTTGCGGCGCCCGCCGCCGCGAGGTCGGCGAAAAAGGGGGCGAGCGTTTCTGCGCTGCGGATCAGCAGCGCGGCGTCCATGTCACGATGCGCGCCATTGTCGATGTGACTGACCAGGCCGGGCTTGGGATGGGTCTCGACTTCCAGCCTCAGACACAGCACTGCGAGACCGCCTATATCTTCACTCTTGAAGCTCGGCTCGGACGTGTAGGCAAGCAAAGTGGCGATCATTGCATGCCTACCGTGAAGAGATCCGCTCGGGAGACGGCCCGCACGTCGCGCAGTTCTTTGACGACGACGACGTCAGCGCCGGCATCCCGCAGTTCTCGCCACTGCACGGCACCCGTGGCGTTATGTACCTCGCCATCGACGCGCATCGGCGCGATCTCGTCAATGGCCGTGATGCCTTCAAGCAGGGTGTCGACATCGCCACCGTGCGGCAAATACCACAGTAGATCGAGGTCCGAACCAGCGGAAAGATAGGGCAACGCCGTAAGGTGCTGCCAGGCCAGACTGCCGAAGACCCGCGTAGTTGGATCGAGGCAGATCAATTGGTCGATGCATCGGCGCCAGCAGGCGGGTGCCGATACGGCAGCGGCGAACAGCAACGGCGGCGGATCCGCGCGCAGGATATCGTCCGGATCGAGCGTCACCGCGATACGATGTTTGCCCTGTGCCGGTGGCAGGGGTAGGCCGAGGGACACCGTTCGCGGGTCGTCGCTGAGTAGCTGCCGTCTGACAACAAGCGGATAGCCGGCATCGGCCCATCCCGCCACGACGGGCTTTTTCGCCAGGTCGGGGCGCTGCATCATCAATGCAGCCCAGGCGCGCGGCGAGGGTTTTACCATGGTGTGGCGCGGCAAAATCTCAGGCACGGGATGCCTCCTTTTCGACGCGCTCAGCAATGGAGGCGGCCTTTGGGCGCCCGCCTCGACTTTCGCCCAAGCGATCACGTACGTCGCGACCGCCCTGCTCGTCGAGAAGTGCCAGAAATTGTTCGGCAAGCGATTGATCGGGATTCCATACGGCGCGGATGGCCCCGGTCTGCGCCAGGTTGTCGAGACCCGGCGCGAATACCGGCGTTTTCTCGGCCTTCGTCTTCAGCACCTCGATCGGCAGTTTGGTGACACGCGCCATCGACGGCAGATCCATCACAGCCGGGTAGGCACCCGGGAGCGCGACAAGTGTTCCGGTAGCCAGTGCAGTGGCAATGAAGGCGCCGGCAGCGCTTCCGCCGTACAGCAGGCCTATGGTCCTATGACCTCGCACCTCCGCCAGCAGCAGCGTCTTGGCCAGGTGGGCCAGGCATTCGCTGAGGCCGAGCAGTTCGTCGCGCCGGCTCATCTGTTGACTGGAAGAATCGATCAGCACGAGAATGGGCGCAGTACTCCCACCGCGCACAATTTCCAGCACATGGCCGGCGAGGATGAGCGCGCCGTCGCAGCTGAGCGCGCTTTGACCGGCGATGCCGATGACGTGAACCTTGATCGGGTTGATGATCCCGATACCGGCGATCAGATTGTCCGTGACAGTCACCTCATGGCCGCCCGGGAACAGCGAAGCCAAGATATCAGCGAGCTTCATTGGCTGTCTCCCGCTTGTCGGTGACGCGTCGCAGAAATTCATCGGTTGCAAGGCCTGGTATTTCGGCCGGATCGCTGACGCCTAGATCTGTCCAGATATCAACGGCATCATGCGCCCTGCCGAAACGCTGGAGGCGGCGTTCGAGACGTTGCTGCTCGGCCTCTAGCACGGCGGCATCAAGCCGGCCGTTGCCGGCAAACGCCATGAGCGCAGCGTCGCGGAAGGCCAGGACATCGTCAGCGACGAAGGCATCGGCTCCGCCGATCAAATAGCGGTGCTTGCCGCCCATCGTCCGCCAGACGAGGGCGCGGTCACGTGAGTCGAATTCCTCAACCCCCTTGTTGGTCTCGATCACTTCCGGACCGCTGACGCCGATGCGACCCTGTTCCGAAACGATCAAGGCGGAGCAGCAACCGGCAATCAGACCGCCACCGCCGTAGCATCCGGCGCGGCCGCCGATCAGGCCGACCACCTGCACGCCAACCATTCGCACCTCGACAATCACGCGCATGATTTCGGCGATAGCGATCTCGCCCGCATTGGCCTCCTGCAGCCTGACACCACCGGTGTCGAACAGGATCAGCACTGGTTCTCCGAGCGATCGAGCGGCCCGGAGAAGGCCGGTGAGCTTTGCCCCATGGACTTCGCCGAAAGCGCCGCCCATGAAGCGTCCCTCCTGGGCCGCTACCAATACGCGGCCTCCTTTGAGAGTGCCGCGACCGACGATGATGCCATCATCGAATTGTTCCGGCAGATCGAAAATCGCCAGATGCGGGCTGATCTCGCGCTGCTCGGGGCCGATGAATTCTACGAAGCTGCCGAGGTCGAGGAGAGCCGCGACACGCTGGCGAGCGCCCGCCTCATACCAACTGGTTGCGGATGTCATGCTTCAGAGCTCCTCAATCAGACGGACACCTTGGGCGAGACGCAGGGAGACCATATCTGGCCGTGCCCCGCCGTCGTTGATGGAGATGTGCAGGCCGCCGGCCGGCTGCCGCGTCACGAAGTCGCCTACCACCGCTTCCCACACAGCTGCAAAACCGTGCGCTGCAGTGGCGACATCGATTACGCAGACGTTCGCTGGCAAACCACGCTCGAGAAGGACCTCCAGATTGCCCGAGGCGACGACGCCGACGATGGCTCTTGCACGGGTGCCAGTGGCGGCGGTTGACGGCCGCATTGTGAAGCTGAGCTTTTCCAAGGGCTGATCTTCCTCTTCACCAATTCCGGAAACGGCTCGGAGGCTGGTAGAGCCCACCCGAGGCGAGCATGAGATCCTTGATCGAGCGCGCTGCCAGCATGCGGCGGTCCGCATCGAGCGGATCGATGCCGAGATCCTCCGGGCGGCGGATGACACCGCGCGCGCGCAGCCGTTCGACCATCTTGCGATCACGTGCCCGGCCGACATCGGTGTAACCGGCAACACCGCGGATTGCCTGTTCGCGCTCGTCCTTGTCACGACACAGCAGCAGGTTGGCGATGCCATCCTCGGTAACGATGTGGCTAACGTCATCGCCGTAGATCATGACCGGCGCGAGATCAAGGTCGAGCTTGTCCGCAAGTTGCAGAGCGTCGAGCTGTTCGACAAACAGCGGCACGTTCTTTTCGCCGAAGGTCTCGCCGATCTGGGCCACCAGTTTACGCCCGCGGCGCAGGCCCGCTGCGGCGTCGGGATCGGCATCGGCGCCCGCCTTTAACCAGGGTTCGCTTGGATGGCGACGCCCGCGCGAATCAGACCCCATGTTGGGGGCACCGCCAAAGCCGGCGATGCGGTTGGTCGTGACCGTCGAACTATGGCCCTGGAGATCGATCTGTAGAGTGGAGCCGATGAACATGTCGCAGGCATAGAGCCCCGCGACCTGGCAATACGCGCGGTTGGAGCGGAGCGATCCATCCGGACCGGTAAAGAAGATGTCGGACCGCGCCGAGAGATAATCATCCATGCCGACTTCGGAGCCGAAGCTGTGGATCTGCTCCACCCAACCGGCCTCGATCGCCGGAATGAGCGTGGGATGCGGATTGAGCGCAAAATGCGTGCAGATCTTGCCCTTCAGACCAAGTTGTTCGCCATAGGTCGGCAATAATAACTCGATGGCGGCGGTGTTGAAGCCGATGCCATGGTTGAGACGGCGAACACCGTAGGGCGCATAGAGCCCCTTGATGGCGAGCATGGCCGTCAAGATCTGCGTCTCCGTGATCGCGCCCGGATCGCGAGTGAACAGCGGTTCGACATAGAACGGCTTCTTTGCGTCGACTACGAAATGGACGAGGTCGCCGGGGATATCGACACGCGGCACCTTGTCGACGATCTCTGCTACTTGCGCCACAACCAGGCCGCTCTTGAAGCTGGTGGCTTCCACGACGGTCGGCGTGTCCTCGGTGTTGGCGCCGGTGTAGACGTTGCCGTCCCGATCGGCACTGACCGCGGCGATCAACGCCACCTGCGGCGTCAGATCGATGAAATAGCGGGCAAAGAGCTCCAGATAGGTATGGACGGCGCCGAGCTCGATCTTGCTGCCGAACAGCATGCGCGCGATGCGCGCCGATTGCGGGCCCGAATAGGAGAAGTCCAGCCGTCTGGCGATGCCCTTCTCGAACACATCGAGATGCTCCGGAAGCACGACGCCCGATTGCACCATGTGGAGATCGTGGATTTTGCCGGGATCGAGATCGGCAAGGGCTTTGGCGAGGACATCGGCCTGCTTCTGGTTATCGCCCTCCAGGCAGACGCGATCACCTGGCCGGAGGACTGCTTCGAGGAATCGGGGAAGGTCGTCCAAGGCGACTTTCTTGCCGCAGGCGTAGCGCTGGCCAGCATCGCGCCGCAGTGCGAGAGCCTCCTTCTGGGTATTCCAGTTCCGCATTCCGGGGCCTCCGTGCACAACTGTCCCAGTTTTAGCGAGGCAACGATCGAAGCTCTATTATACTTAGGTGTGATCGCTAAAAGCCGAGCGGTCTCAAAATGTGCGTCAGGCTGACGACCTATCGGCCGCCACCGCTTGAGCGTAGCCAATATTGCTACACGATACCTCCGAGCAGCCGGTCGTGCGGGGCGATTTCGATGCTCATTGGGGCGGCGACCGAGCGGGGCCACCACCGGTTCGGGTTCAGGCGCGAGAGTCCTTGAGGATGCGCAGGTCGGTCACCGAATAAGACATGGACAGGCGATCTCCCGGCCCACGCGCCGCGGCGCTATCTGGTGAATGTTTTCCCCCGGACTTGGGGGATAGTTAGCTCGGCACTGCCAGCCCAAAGATTGACGATCGCGGGATTATCGGTAAGAGGCAGGGTTAGCTCGTCGAGGTATACTTGGGTTTTGTTTTGTGTATTTATGCCCACAACGGTTTTTTTCCTTTCGCGCGAGTGAGCCGCTGCGAAAAATACGGCACACATGCCCAGTTCAGCCGACTAGATCGGCGGCCTTTCGCAGCGCAGGCGAGCTTCCGGTTGATGGATTCTTCGATGCCGCAGTCCGAAGTGGACGAGACCTACATCAAGCTCAAAGGCCCAGTCGATGTATCTCAGCCGGGCGATCGACAGCACGGGCGATACGGTCAATTTCTGGTTCAGCGAGCAGCGTGATGCCCATCAACCAGCGAAAGCCCGGATAGTGTTCACAGCGACGCTCCACCCCCTCGGTTGTAAGAGCAGATCCAAAGCTCACCAGAAGCGGCGGATCATAGGCGGGTCGCCCGGCAACGTCTTCAAGCAGCCAATGCCTTGATTCCTCCGAGCGACAAGGTGGCCACCTACATCTTGCACCCGCTTGGCGCGAGAGCCCTGAAAGATGAGCGGTGGCATACTCGTGTTTGTTTTTGTCATACTCATGGTTAATTTCCTTCAGCCTGTCCAAGACCTAGTTTTGCTAGCTAGCTGTGGAACCTCAACAGGTTGTCCCGATCCAGGCCGAGACGGCTGATAGGTGGTTTTGATCCTAAACTGCCGTGCGGCCTGTGCCAATTGTAGCGATGAAGCCAGTGCGGCAGCTCCTCCGTGCGTTCTTGAGAGTTGTTGTAAGCACGAGCGTAAGCCCATTCGCGTAGGCTCGTCTGAATGAAGCGTTCGGCCTTACCATTGGTCTTAGGCGTGTATGGTCTTGTGAAGACTTGACGCAAGCCCAGACGTTTGCAGGCTGTGCGGAAAGCCTTTGACCGGTAGCATGACCCGTTGTCGGTCATCACGCGCTCGATACAGATACCCAGCTTCGCATAGTAGGCGACGGCAGCCTCCAGGAAGGCAACGGCGCTCTCTTTGCGCTCATCTGGCATGACCTGCACAAAAGCGACCCGCGAAGCGTCATCAATGCAGACGTGGACGAACTCCCAGCCGATGCCCAGATGGCGGTTGACAACGCCCGTTTGCCGTCCGGTGATGCGGTGTCCCACCGAGCCAATACGGCCAAGCTTCTTAATGTCGAGATGAATGAGTTCGCCCGGATGTTCCCGTTCATAGCGGCGCACGGGTTCGGGATCCAGGGCGCTCAGTTTGTTGAGGCCCAACCGGCGCAGAACACGGCTGACAGTTGCCGGCGAGACGCCGACCTCGGCAGCGATCTGCTTGCCTGTCCAACGCTGGCGGCGTAACCGCTCAATCGTCCCGACAATGGCTTCAGGGGTCGGCCGGCGCAAGCGATGTGGTCGCGACGAACGATCCTCCAGTCCGCTCAAGCCCTCGCGGCGATACCGATCGACCCATTTGCGCACCGTCCGCGGGCACACGCCTGCGGCTTCGGCAACGGCCTGCGGCGTCTGCCCGCCCTCGACCTGGCTCACAATTCGCTCTCGACCATACCGCGTAAGACGGGCATTCTTGTGGATGTTCATCCGGTCCTCCAAGAGTCACTGAAGCTTCGACAACCTCAGTCTCCCCGGTTTGGACCGGATGGACAACCTATTGAAAGCTCACAGCTAGCCGGAACCGCCGACGCTGATCCCAGCGCGTATCAATGCCCTGCGGAGAGAAACCTAATGTGGCGCCCCTCGGACGTTCTCGTAGCGAGACTGGGGGCCCTCGAAGCCTCTTCGCGCTTTTTTACGACTGATCACGAATCGACGGCAGTGCCTCTTTTTCTGTGCCGTATTTGCTGTCGGTGTAACACTAAGGATAGCCGCGGCGCTCGGGATTTGCCCTTCGGGCGGCGGCTGTCGCTGCGGCTTGCAGCGCTCGCACTTTGTATTGGAAAGCTGGCATGAGGCATACCTACGAGACTCATCTGCGGTGCCGCGCGCGTTCGGTCGTCCAGGCAGAACAGCGGGCTGAGGCGGCACGATGAACTTGGTATCGGTTGCGTTGCGACGCCCGATCTCGCTTTTGATGATGGTCGTCGCCGTTGCTTTGGTGGGTTTTCTGGCGCTCGATCGCATGTCGCGGGATATCTTCCCCGATCTGGGGGTGCCCGTCCTGTACGTGGCACAGCCTTACGGCGGTATGGACCCGGCGCAGATGGAAGGGTTCATCGTCAACTACTACGAGTACCACTTTCTTTACATCACCGGCATCGAGCACGTCGAAAGCAAATCGATCCAGGGCGTAGGGCTCATCAAGCTCCAATTCCATCCCGGCACCGACATGGCGCAGGCCACGGCGGAGACGGTCGCCTACGTCGACCGCGCCCGCTCCTTCATGCCCACGGGAACGGTGCCGCCTTTCGTGATGCGGTTCGACGGTGGCAGCGTTCCAGTCGGCGACCTCGTCTTCTCCAGCAAGACGAAAACAGTCGCCGAGCTTCAGGACGCGGCGCTCTTCAAGGTGCGCCCGCTGTTCGCGACCCTGCCGGGCGTGTCGGCACCGCCGCCCTTCGGTTCGAGCCAGCGCACCATCCTCGTTCATTTGGATCCCGACAAGCTGCGTTCCTACAACATGTCGCCCGACGAGGTGGTGCAAGCGTTGGCTGCCGGTAATACGGTCAGCCCATCGGGCAACGTCCGCATCGGCGAC
This window of the Phyllobacterium zundukense genome carries:
- the mdcB gene encoding triphosphoribosyl-dephospho-CoA synthase MdcB, yielding MIATLLAYTSEPSFKSEDIGGLAVLCLRLEVETHPKPGLVSHIDNGAHRDMDAALLIRSAETLAPFFADLAAAGAASAAMDRLRAIGIAAERAMLAATGGVNTHRGAIFGLGLLAAAAGFRHAYGIPRSLGAIIAERWGQAILTGPAALYSHGAGAARRYGAGGARAEAAQGLPSVYEIALPALRAGRAFARGEEAARVHACMALIASVEDTNLLHRAGSDGLAFAQVQASNFLTEGGVAHTDWQARATAIHKAFTVRNLSPGGCADLLAMTLFVDHLEASC
- the mdcA gene encoding malonate decarboxylase subunit alpha — protein: MRNWNTQKEALALRRDAGQRYACGKKVALDDLPRFLEAVLRPGDRVCLEGDNQKQADVLAKALADLDPGKIHDLHMVQSGVVLPEHLDVFEKGIARRLDFSYSGPQSARIARMLFGSKIELGAVHTYLELFARYFIDLTPQVALIAAVSADRDGNVYTGANTEDTPTVVEATSFKSGLVVAQVAEIVDKVPRVDIPGDLVHFVVDAKKPFYVEPLFTRDPGAITETQILTAMLAIKGLYAPYGVRRLNHGIGFNTAAIELLLPTYGEQLGLKGKICTHFALNPHPTLIPAIEAGWVEQIHSFGSEVGMDDYLSARSDIFFTGPDGSLRSNRAYCQVAGLYACDMFIGSTLQIDLQGHSSTVTTNRIAGFGGAPNMGSDSRGRRHPSEPWLKAGADADPDAAAGLRRGRKLVAQIGETFGEKNVPLFVEQLDALQLADKLDLDLAPVMIYGDDVSHIVTEDGIANLLLCRDKDEREQAIRGVAGYTDVGRARDRKMVERLRARGVIRRPEDLGIDPLDADRRMLAARSIKDLMLASGGLYQPPSRFRNW
- a CDS encoding biotin-independent malonate decarboxylase subunit beta, translated to MTSATSWYEAGARQRVAALLDLGSFVEFIGPEQREISPHLAIFDLPEQFDDGIIVGRGTLKGGRVLVAAQEGRFMGGAFGEVHGAKLTGLLRAARSLGEPVLILFDTGGVRLQEANAGEIAIAEIMRVIVEVRMVGVQVVGLIGGRAGCYGGGGLIAGCCSALIVSEQGRIGVSGPEVIETNKGVEEFDSRDRALVWRTMGGKHRYLIGGADAFVADDVLAFRDAALMAFAGNGRLDAAVLEAEQQRLERRLQRFGRAHDAVDIWTDLGVSDPAEIPGLATDEFLRRVTDKRETANEAR
- a CDS encoding biotin-independent malonate decarboxylase subunit gamma, which translates into the protein MKLADILASLFPGGHEVTVTDNLIAGIGIINPIKVHVIGIAGQSALSCDGALILAGHVLEIVRGGSTAPILVLIDSSSQQMSRRDELLGLSECLAHLAKTLLLAEVRGHRTIGLLYGGSAAGAFIATALATGTLVALPGAYPAVMDLPSMARVTKLPIEVLKTKAEKTPVFAPGLDNLAQTGAIRAVWNPDQSLAEQFLALLDEQGGRDVRDRLGESRGGRPKAASIAERVEKEASRA
- a CDS encoding IS481 family transposase — protein: MNIHKNARLTRYGRERIVSQVEGGQTPQAVAEAAGVCPRTVRKWVDRYRREGLSGLEDRSSRPHRLRRPTPEAIVGTIERLRRQRWTGKQIAAEVGVSPATVSRVLRRLGLNKLSALDPEPVRRYEREHPGELIHLDIKKLGRIGSVGHRITGRQTGVVNRHLGIGWEFVHVCIDDASRVAFVQVMPDERKESAVAFLEAAVAYYAKLGICIERVMTDNGSCYRSKAFRTACKRLGLRQVFTRPYTPKTNGKAERFIQTSLREWAYARAYNNSQERTEELPHWLHRYNWHRPHGSLGSKPPISRLGLDRDNLLRFHS
- the mdcC gene encoding malonate decarboxylase acyl carrier protein, which translates into the protein MRPSTAATGTRARAIVGVVASGNLEVLLERGLPANVCVIDVATAAHGFAAVWEAVVGDFVTRQPAGGLHISINDGGARPDMVSLRLAQGVRLIEEL
- the mdcG gene encoding malonate decarboxylase holo-[acyl-carrier-protein] synthase → MPEILPRHTMVKPSPRAWAALMMQRPDLAKKPVVAGWADAGYPLVVRRQLLSDDPRTVSLGLPLPPAQGKHRIAVTLDPDDILRADPPPLLFAAAVSAPACWRRCIDQLICLDPTTRVFGSLAWQHLTALPYLSAGSDLDLLWYLPHGGDVDTLLEGITAIDEIAPMRVDGEVHNATGAVQWRELRDAGADVVVVKELRDVRAVSRADLFTVGMQ